In Felis catus isolate Fca126 chromosome A2, F.catus_Fca126_mat1.0, whole genome shotgun sequence, the following proteins share a genomic window:
- the LOC101101549 gene encoding olfactory receptor 7A10-like — MEERNQTCVTQFILLGLSDEGGLQSLLFWVFLSMYLVTFTGNLLMILAIITDSRLHTPMYFFLSNLSFSDICFTSTTVPKMLLNIQTQSKVITYEGCLSQMYFFMLFGVLDNILLTVMAYDRFVAICQPLHYMVIMNPKFCGILLLVCWLLGVFYSLLLDLLILRLSFCTELEILHFFCELKQVIQLAYSDTFLNDLVMYLSSGLLGVVPLTGILSSYSRIVTSILRISSVRGKYKAFSTCGSHLSVVSLFYGTCLGVYLSSAAAQNSRASAIASVMYTVVTPMLNPFIYGLRNRDIKQALRNLFSRRHCLHIGFFVSR, encoded by the coding sequence atggaagaaagaaatcaaacctGTGTCACACAATTTATTCTCCTGGGACTCTCAGATGAGGGGGGGCTGCAGTCACTTCTCTTTTGGGTGTTCCTGTCCATGTACCTGGTCACCTTCACTGGGAACCTACTCATGATCCTGGCCATTATCACGGACTCCCGCCTCCACacgcccatgtacttcttcctctccaacctGTCCTTTTCAGACATCTGTTTCACCTCCACCACCGTCCCaaagatgctgctgaacatccagACGCAGAGCAAAGTGATCACCTATGAAGGCTGCCTCAGCCAGATGtactttttcatgctttttggAGTATTAGATAACATACTCTTGAcagtgatggcctatgaccggTTTGTGGCCATCTGTCAGCCACTGCACTACATGGTCATCATGAACCCCAAGTTCTGTGGCATCCTGCTCCTGGTATGCTGGTTATTGGGTGTTTTTTACTCTCTATTACTTGACTTACTGATTTTGCGACTCTCCTTTTGCACAGAGCTGGAAATCCTtcactttttctgtgaacttAAGCAGGTGATCCAACTTGCTTACTCTGATACGTTCCTCAATGACCTGGTGATGTATTTGTCAAGTGGACTTCTGGGTGTTGTTCCACTCACTGGCATCCTTTCTTCTTACTCTAGAATTGTCACTTCCATTTTGAGAATTTCATCAGTGAGGGGCAAGTATAAAGCATTTTCCACGTGTGGGTCTCACCTCTCAGTGGTCTCTTTGTTCTATGGCACATGCCTTGGGGTGTATCTGAGTTCTGCTGCTGCACAAAACTCCAGGGCAAGTGCCATAGCCTCAGTCATGTACACGGTGGTGACGCCCATGTTGAACCCCTTCATCTATGGTCTCAGGAACAGAGACATCAAGCAAGCCCTGAGAAATCTCTTTAGCCGAAGACATTGTCTGCATATAGGATTCTTTGTTTCAAGATAA